TTGTGCGCCTGTAGATGTTTTATCTCCATGTAGACCAACGTTCTTACCGTGAACTGTGCAGCCTCTGTTAACCGATGCCATAGTGACCGCCTTATTTCAGAAAGTTTTCTGGCAACGATTCCCCTGCTCGGACTACTCTTCTTCCGGCATTCTGTGGGCTACTGATAATTTCGTCGCCGTTGTCGAGTAAGCTACCGACAAGAGCGGCGGAGTCACCAGAGGTATTGCCTACTCCAGTGCTGATTTTCGCGGTGGTTCCATCTGGATAACGAACTTCATCACCCACAAGAGATACATTTAGGCGTGTTCCGTCTTCAATTTCGATCTGCTGCCCGTTGTATTCACTGATAACCGTTCCCCCGTTGCGGGTTAAGCTAC
Above is a genomic segment from Kosakonia radicincitans DSM 16656 containing:
- a CDS encoding PAAR domain-containing protein encodes the protein MKQYTNELTAEMLAAFDQSPLTAEQLAEMNEEARNLIAERNAYNLAHPVTAAYLIATEGSLTRNGGTVISEYNGQQIEIEDGTRLNVSLVGDEVRYPDGTTAKISTGVGNTSGDSAALVGSLLDNGDEIISSPQNAGRRVVRAGESLPENFLK